A stretch of Gloeocapsopsis sp. IPPAS B-1203 DNA encodes these proteins:
- a CDS encoding pyridoxal phosphate-dependent aminotransferase, whose translation MKTMTTSRMQAVQSPVIPIVGELIRSVPGTISLGQGIVYYPPPPEATDLTQFFADPTNHQYKAIEGIPPLVAAIKAKLQAFNGIALDRQCIMVTAGSNMGFMNALLAITSVGDEVILQTPYYFNHEMAIQIAGCRPVFVSTDENYQLRPDAIAQAITEKTKAVVTISPNNPTGAVYSQEALREVNQLCRDRGIYHISDEAYEYFTYDGVEHVSPGAFPQSNSQTISLYSLSKAYGFASWRIGYMVIPENLLVPIKKVQDTNLICPPVVSQYAALGALQTGFDYCGSHIQAIARVRQVVLRSLNSLQGLCTIAPADGAFYFFLKVHTQLDAFELTERLIREHRVAVLPGTAFGMDRGCYLRVAYGALQESTAKEGVERLVKGLQTILV comes from the coding sequence ATGAAAACCATGACAACATCGCGGATGCAGGCGGTACAGTCGCCAGTCATTCCGATTGTGGGAGAACTGATTCGCAGTGTTCCTGGCACAATTTCTCTAGGGCAAGGTATTGTATACTATCCACCGCCACCGGAAGCAACCGATCTGACTCAATTCTTTGCCGATCCGACAAATCATCAATATAAAGCTATTGAAGGTATTCCCCCTTTGGTTGCAGCAATTAAAGCAAAACTGCAAGCTTTCAATGGGATTGCTCTTGATCGGCAATGCATCATGGTAACGGCTGGTAGCAATATGGGATTTATGAATGCGCTGCTGGCAATTACCTCGGTAGGTGATGAAGTTATTCTCCAAACACCTTATTATTTCAATCATGAAATGGCGATCCAAATTGCGGGGTGTCGTCCAGTCTTTGTTTCTACTGATGAAAACTATCAACTCCGCCCCGACGCGATCGCGCAAGCAATTACAGAAAAAACTAAAGCCGTGGTGACAATTTCACCCAATAATCCAACAGGTGCAGTTTATTCTCAAGAAGCATTACGCGAAGTCAATCAACTTTGTCGCGATCGCGGAATTTATCACATTAGTGACGAAGCCTATGAATACTTTACCTACGACGGCGTCGAGCACGTTTCTCCTGGTGCATTTCCTCAAAGTAATTCTCAAACAATTTCGCTGTACAGCCTTTCTAAAGCTTATGGATTTGCAAGTTGGCGGATTGGTTACATGGTGATTCCAGAAAACTTACTTGTTCCTATCAAAAAAGTCCAAGATACAAACTTAATTTGTCCGCCAGTTGTTTCCCAGTATGCTGCGTTGGGGGCACTACAAACAGGTTTTGATTATTGTGGCAGTCATATTCAAGCGATCGCTAGGGTACGCCAAGTTGTTTTGCGATCGCTCAACTCACTGCAAGGATTATGTACAATTGCACCTGCTGATGGTGCTTTTTACTTTTTCTTGAAGGTGCACACGCAATTAGATGCCTTTGAACTAACCGAACGCCTGATTCGCGAACATCGAGTTGCAGTACTTCCAGGGACAGCTTTTGGTATGGATCGCGGGTGTTATCTGCGCGTTGCTTATGGCGCATTACAAGAATCCACTGCCAAAGAAGGTGTGGAACGTTTAGTAAAGGGCTTGCAAACAATTTTAGTTTGA
- a CDS encoding phosphoketolase family protein — MVQAIASTLQAGPLSAEELRKMNAYWRAANYLSVGQIYLLDNPLLREPLKIEHVKPRLLGHWGTTPGLNFIYVHLNRVIKKYDVDTIYITGPGHGGPGLVANTYLEGTYSEYYPNISPDAEGMKKLFKQFSFPGGIPSHVAPETPGSIHEGGELGYALSHAYGAAFDNPDLLVACVVGDGEAETGPLATSWHSNKFLNPVYDGAVLPILHLNGYKIANPTVLARLSHEELQSLFVGYGYKPYFVEGSDPETMHQLMAATLDTAIAEIKEIQNEARSNGFTKRPQWPMIILRSPKGWTGPKEVDGKKTEDYWRSHQVPLANMASNPEHVKLLQDWMKSYKPEELFDENGKFIPELAELAPQGQRRMGDNPHANGGILLKDLKIPDFRDYAVEVDKPATVEAEATRVMGTFLRDVMKRNLESRNFRIVGPDETASNRLNNVFEATDRTWLAEILPEDDQLSPDGRVMEILSEHTCQGWLEGYLLTGRHGLFSCYEAFIHIIDSMFNQHAKWLKTTRHIPWRRPIASLNYLLTSHVWRQDHNGFSHQDPGFLDHVMNKKAEAIRVYLPPDANTLLSVTDHCLRSRHYVNVIVAGKQPALQYLDMNAAIAHCTKGIGIWEWASNDRGGEPDVVMACSGDIPTLETLAAVDLLRENFPDLKVRVVNIVDLMTLQPETEHPHGLSDKDFDSIFTTDKPIIFAFHGYPWLIHRLTYRRTNHKNLHVRGYKEEGTTTTPFDMVVLNDLDRFHLAIDVIDRVSKLGYTAAYVKQMLYDKLIDHKHYIKKYGEDMPEIRNWKWRYYGADGEQAPPQRSDSGTNPSQEGAEGTAAGS, encoded by the coding sequence ATGGTTCAAGCGATCGCATCTACACTCCAAGCAGGTCCTTTATCTGCCGAAGAACTCCGCAAGATGAATGCGTACTGGCGTGCAGCAAATTATCTTTCAGTAGGACAAATCTATCTACTTGATAATCCACTACTAAGAGAACCGCTAAAAATCGAACACGTCAAGCCGAGACTACTAGGACATTGGGGGACAACACCAGGGTTAAATTTTATCTATGTCCACCTCAATCGCGTCATTAAAAAGTACGACGTAGATACTATATATATCACAGGTCCTGGTCACGGTGGTCCTGGATTAGTTGCCAATACTTACCTAGAAGGTACTTATAGCGAGTATTACCCAAATATCTCCCCAGATGCCGAGGGGATGAAAAAACTCTTCAAACAGTTTTCCTTTCCTGGTGGTATTCCTAGCCACGTCGCGCCAGAAACTCCTGGTTCGATTCATGAAGGTGGTGAGTTAGGGTATGCATTATCGCACGCCTACGGTGCAGCGTTTGATAACCCTGATTTGCTTGTTGCTTGCGTTGTGGGTGATGGCGAAGCAGAAACAGGACCTCTAGCAACAAGTTGGCACAGTAATAAATTCCTCAATCCGGTCTACGACGGTGCAGTGTTGCCGATATTACACTTGAATGGCTACAAAATTGCTAACCCGACAGTATTAGCGCGTCTCTCGCACGAGGAGTTGCAAAGCTTATTTGTTGGGTACGGCTACAAGCCTTATTTTGTGGAAGGCTCTGATCCAGAAACAATGCACCAGTTAATGGCTGCAACTTTGGATACAGCGATCGCAGAGATTAAAGAAATTCAAAATGAGGCGCGCAGCAATGGATTCACAAAACGTCCTCAGTGGCCGATGATTATTCTGCGATCGCCCAAAGGTTGGACAGGACCCAAGGAAGTTGATGGCAAGAAAACTGAAGATTACTGGCGATCGCACCAAGTTCCTTTGGCAAACATGGCTAGTAACCCAGAACACGTCAAACTCCTACAAGACTGGATGAAGAGTTACAAACCAGAAGAACTCTTCGATGAGAATGGTAAATTTATACCTGAATTGGCAGAACTTGCCCCGCAAGGACAACGACGCATGGGCGATAACCCTCACGCCAATGGTGGAATTCTGCTTAAAGATTTAAAAATACCAGATTTTCGCGACTATGCAGTGGAGGTAGATAAACCAGCAACAGTTGAAGCGGAAGCAACGCGCGTTATGGGAACCTTCCTCCGTGACGTGATGAAACGCAATTTAGAAAGCCGCAATTTTCGGATTGTTGGTCCTGATGAAACCGCATCAAACAGACTCAACAATGTATTTGAGGCAACAGACAGAACTTGGTTAGCCGAAATCCTGCCAGAAGATGACCAGCTATCGCCAGACGGTCGCGTGATGGAAATCTTGAGTGAACACACTTGCCAAGGTTGGTTAGAAGGCTATCTCCTCACAGGTCGTCACGGTTTATTCTCATGCTACGAGGCGTTTATTCACATTATTGATTCGATGTTCAACCAACACGCTAAATGGTTGAAGACAACCCGTCATATTCCCTGGCGCAGACCGATCGCCTCGCTCAATTACTTGCTAACTTCGCATGTTTGGCGACAAGATCACAATGGCTTTTCGCACCAAGATCCTGGTTTTCTCGATCATGTCATGAACAAAAAAGCAGAAGCGATTCGTGTTTATTTGCCACCTGATGCCAATACCCTACTATCTGTCACCGACCACTGCTTGAGAAGTCGTCACTATGTCAATGTAATTGTGGCAGGCAAACAACCAGCGTTACAGTACCTGGATATGAATGCCGCGATCGCACATTGCACAAAAGGTATTGGAATCTGGGAGTGGGCGAGTAATGATCGCGGCGGCGAACCTGATGTTGTGATGGCTTGCTCTGGCGATATTCCCACACTAGAAACTTTAGCCGCAGTTGATCTTTTGCGGGAAAACTTCCCCGATCTGAAAGTGCGCGTCGTCAACATAGTCGATTTAATGACACTGCAGCCTGAGACAGAACATCCTCATGGTTTAAGCGATAAAGACTTCGATAGTATCTTCACCACTGATAAACCGATTATCTTTGCCTTTCATGGCTACCCCTGGTTAATCCACCGCTTAACCTACCGCCGAACAAATCACAAAAACTTGCACGTACGAGGTTACAAAGAAGAAGGAACAACAACCACACCGTTTGATATGGTCGTCCTCAACGATCTTGATCGCTTCCACCTCGCAATCGATGTGATTGACCGCGTGTCCAAACTAGGATACACCGCTGCTTATGTTAAACAAATGCTCTACGACAAATTAATTGACCACAAGCATTACATCAAGAAATACGGCGAAGATATGCCAGAAATTCGCAACTGGAAATGGCGGTACTACGGTGCTGATGGCGAGCAAGCGCCTCCGCAACGCAGTGATAGTGGTACTAATCCATCTCAAGAGGGTGCTGAAGGGACAGCAGCAGGTTCTTAG
- a CDS encoding glucosidase — MTSEAQRLAATRQGQTNWKKWGPYLSERQWGTVREDYSKDGNAWNYFSHDQAQSRAYRWGEDGLGGITDDHNLLCFALALWNGNDPILKERLFGLTNSEGNHGEDVKEYYFYLDSTPTHSYMKYLYKYPQAAFPYDDLVQTNRSRSRDELEYELLDTGIFNGNRYFDIFVEYAKADAEDILIKISACNRGDSAAALDILPTLWFRNTWSWANGGSKPVMQKLEGTGVSVIHAYHTDDLFNEKLGDYYFYCDQAVPLLFTENETNNERLFGSANTNPYVKDGINNYIVHGQQQAVNSMQIGTKVAPHYSLTVEASETQVLRLRLTKATPAQIGDPMDDFDLIFATRLQEANEFYDSITPKSVRADTDRYNIYRQALAGMLWSKQYFYYDLDQWLKEHGITPWMASEQKQRIRNSEWFHMYNDDVISMPDKWEYPWFAAWDLAFHMVPLSLVDPDFAKQQLELMLRDDYLHPNGQIPAYEWNFSDVNPPVHAWATWETYTRDRELNNGKGDIEFLKYAFSKLLINFTWWVNRKDEGGNNIFEGGFLGLDNIGVFDRSSPLPTGGYLEQADGTAWMVFFSQRMLQIAIELAIHDSLYEDLAIKFFEHTLWIAGAMDRAGDNQEELWDEEDGFFYDVLRLPDDRAVRLKVRSMVGLLPLMAVSVFPKDVFRLLPRFKERAKLFMLRHPELVDSLHLPSQPGHDGRLMLSILNEQKLRRVLSRMLDESEFLSDYGIRALSRYHKDHPYIFYHAGQEYKVEYLPGDSNTGMFGGNSNWRGPIWMPVNFLLIRALVHLYGYYADSFTIEYPTGSGQQKTLFEIAQAIGERLIRIFSKDESSCRPVYGGTEKFQTDPHWRDLILFYEYFHGDNGAGIGASHQTGWTGCIARIIQVSGFMTKEIILQTATPSDAPQYKQ; from the coding sequence ATGACGTCAGAAGCCCAACGCCTCGCAGCCACGCGACAAGGACAAACGAACTGGAAAAAGTGGGGACCCTATCTTAGCGAACGTCAATGGGGTACAGTGCGGGAAGATTATTCAAAAGATGGCAATGCTTGGAACTATTTTTCACACGATCAGGCGCAATCGCGTGCATATCGTTGGGGAGAAGATGGACTTGGCGGTATAACGGACGATCATAATTTACTCTGCTTTGCGTTGGCGCTTTGGAATGGCAACGATCCAATTCTCAAAGAGAGATTGTTTGGCTTGACCAACAGTGAAGGTAATCACGGTGAGGATGTTAAGGAATATTATTTCTACCTCGACAGCACGCCGACACACTCGTACATGAAATATCTGTATAAGTATCCGCAAGCTGCCTTTCCTTATGACGATCTGGTGCAAACTAACCGCAGTCGTAGTCGCGATGAGTTGGAGTATGAATTATTAGATACTGGGATCTTCAATGGCAATCGTTACTTTGATATTTTTGTTGAATATGCCAAAGCAGATGCCGAAGATATTTTAATTAAGATTAGCGCGTGCAATCGAGGAGACTCAGCAGCAGCACTTGATATTTTGCCAACACTTTGGTTTCGCAATACTTGGTCTTGGGCAAATGGTGGATCAAAACCTGTGATGCAGAAGCTTGAAGGTACAGGCGTGAGTGTCATTCATGCCTATCACACAGATGATTTGTTTAATGAAAAGCTGGGAGATTACTATTTCTATTGCGATCAAGCTGTACCGCTACTGTTTACAGAAAACGAAACCAACAACGAACGATTATTTGGTTCTGCCAATACCAATCCTTACGTCAAAGATGGCATCAATAACTATATTGTGCATGGACAGCAGCAAGCAGTCAACTCAATGCAAATCGGTACAAAGGTTGCACCACACTATTCATTAACTGTGGAAGCCAGTGAAACGCAAGTTCTGCGGTTGCGGTTAACGAAAGCAACTCCAGCTCAAATTGGCGATCCGATGGACGATTTTGATTTGATTTTTGCGACTCGTTTGCAAGAAGCAAATGAATTTTATGATTCGATTACTCCTAAATCTGTAAGAGCCGACACCGATCGCTACAACATTTATAGGCAGGCATTAGCTGGAATGCTGTGGTCAAAACAGTATTTCTACTACGACTTGGATCAATGGCTAAAAGAGCATGGTATCACTCCCTGGATGGCATCTGAACAGAAGCAACGAATTCGCAACAGCGAGTGGTTCCACATGTACAACGATGATGTAATCTCTATGCCAGACAAGTGGGAATATCCCTGGTTTGCAGCGTGGGATCTGGCGTTTCACATGGTTCCGCTGAGTTTAGTTGACCCCGATTTTGCCAAGCAGCAGCTTGAACTGATGCTGCGCGATGACTATTTGCATCCTAACGGGCAGATTCCTGCTTACGAGTGGAACTTTAGCGACGTCAATCCTCCGGTTCATGCCTGGGCAACTTGGGAAACCTACACCCGCGATCGCGAACTCAACAACGGCAAGGGTGATATCGAATTTCTCAAATATGCCTTCTCGAAACTGCTGATTAACTTCACCTGGTGGGTGAACCGTAAAGACGAAGGCGGTAACAATATCTTTGAGGGTGGTTTCCTCGGACTCGACAACATTGGCGTGTTTGATCGCAGTTCTCCACTACCTACAGGCGGATATTTAGAGCAAGCAGACGGTACTGCCTGGATGGTGTTCTTCAGTCAACGCATGCTGCAAATTGCGATCGAGTTAGCGATTCACGATTCCTTGTATGAAGATTTAGCAATCAAGTTCTTTGAGCATACGCTGTGGATTGCAGGTGCGATGGATCGGGCTGGTGACAACCAAGAAGAACTGTGGGATGAAGAAGACGGCTTTTTCTATGATGTACTGCGCTTGCCGGATGATCGAGCAGTGCGGCTAAAGGTTCGCTCGATGGTTGGCTTGCTACCCTTGATGGCAGTGTCAGTTTTTCCAAAAGATGTTTTCCGGCTTTTACCCCGATTTAAAGAACGGGCAAAGCTATTTATGCTACGCCATCCCGAATTAGTCGATAGCTTGCATTTACCCAGCCAGCCTGGACATGACGGACGATTGATGCTGTCCATTCTCAACGAGCAGAAACTGCGCCGTGTCTTGTCTAGAATGCTTGACGAAAGTGAGTTTCTCAGCGATTACGGTATTCGAGCACTATCGCGCTATCACAAAGACCATCCCTACATTTTCTATCACGCTGGGCAGGAATACAAGGTGGAATATCTGCCAGGTGACTCAAATACGGGCATGTTTGGTGGTAACTCCAATTGGCGCGGTCCGATTTGGATGCCTGTCAACTTTCTATTGATCCGAGCGTTAGTACATCTCTACGGTTATTATGCTGACTCATTCACAATTGAATACCCAACGGGTTCAGGGCAGCAGAAAACATTATTTGAAATTGCCCAGGCGATCGGGGAACGGTTGATTCGCATTTTCTCCAAAGATGAATCGAGTTGTCGTCCGGTGTATGGTGGCACAGAAAAGTTTCAAACTGACCCCCATTGGCGCGATCTGATTTTGTTCTACGAATATTTTCATGGCGATAACGGTGCGGGAATCGGCGCTAGTCACCAAACAGGATGGACAGGTTGCATTGCCCGCATAATTCAGGTATCTGGATTTATGACTAAAGAGATTATTCTTCAAACTGCTACGCCAAGCGATGCTCCACAGTATAAACAATGA
- a CDS encoding PLP-dependent aminotransferase family protein: MRIPLERHSSKAVYLQIRDRIRRLIETGALQTGDKLPSIRALAENTGVNKLTVIEAYNVLEADGLIAARQGSGYFVNPTHRKSVSNFAPPQDVIVSEQPPPFLFEEAKSGAFFNLYMASLQARSSPGMIDLSSGFPSESGLEDLPRIARRAVKQVTGSLFNYDNPQGQLMLRQQISRMLVQQHGMNVTPDNLIITNGSKQGLSLVVHYYVKPGDWVIVESPTWHGMLSLLYNMGARVIGIPMTAEGMNLELLEKNLHTYRPKLIFTVSTLHNPTGITTSQSHRQQLLQLAERYECVILEDNAYEGLNFEPVPAPIKALDRKDIATYVGTFSKTLMPGIRVGYLVVTGKHYQPLVERKLLDDLHVSTVSQAIVSEYLASGHYRHHLAHLQTQHRQSQNAMLSALQKYFPPSASWTVPNGGAFLWVQMPAGLPMSKICQQALSRGVFVAEGTPFFPGQQGYPALRLNFTLSPEKIDRGILVLGELVQKYLS; encoded by the coding sequence GTGAGAATTCCTTTAGAGCGGCATTCATCCAAAGCAGTTTATTTGCAGATCCGCGATCGCATTCGTCGATTAATTGAAACAGGAGCTTTGCAAACCGGCGATAAACTTCCCTCAATTCGCGCTTTAGCCGAAAATACAGGAGTTAATAAGTTAACAGTTATCGAAGCCTACAACGTTCTTGAAGCTGACGGGTTAATTGCAGCGCGTCAGGGTTCAGGGTATTTTGTCAATCCTACACATCGCAAATCAGTTTCCAATTTTGCGCCTCCTCAAGATGTCATTGTCTCTGAGCAACCACCACCATTTCTATTTGAAGAAGCTAAGAGTGGGGCATTTTTTAATCTCTACATGGCATCATTGCAAGCACGTTCTTCACCAGGAATGATCGACTTGAGTAGCGGCTTTCCTTCTGAATCAGGTTTAGAAGATTTACCACGCATCGCCAGAAGGGCTGTCAAGCAAGTTACGGGTAGCTTATTTAACTATGACAATCCACAAGGACAATTGATGCTGCGGCAGCAAATTAGCCGGATGCTAGTACAGCAGCACGGGATGAATGTCACACCAGATAACCTCATTATTACCAATGGTTCTAAACAAGGATTGTCGTTAGTTGTTCATTACTACGTTAAACCAGGTGATTGGGTCATTGTTGAAAGTCCAACCTGGCACGGAATGCTTTCACTGTTATACAACATGGGAGCAAGAGTCATTGGTATTCCCATGACAGCTGAAGGCATGAATCTTGAGTTGTTGGAAAAAAATCTTCACACCTATCGCCCAAAGCTGATATTTACTGTGAGTACTCTGCACAATCCTACAGGAATTACAACTTCTCAATCACATCGTCAACAATTGCTACAGCTTGCAGAGCGTTACGAATGCGTCATTTTAGAGGATAATGCCTATGAAGGGTTGAACTTTGAACCTGTTCCTGCGCCAATTAAAGCTTTGGATCGCAAAGATATCGCAACTTATGTAGGGACTTTTTCTAAAACCTTAATGCCAGGTATCCGTGTCGGTTACTTAGTTGTTACAGGAAAGCATTATCAACCGTTAGTCGAACGCAAGTTACTCGACGATCTTCATGTTTCTACAGTGTCTCAAGCAATTGTGAGTGAGTATCTTGCTTCAGGACACTATCGTCATCATTTAGCACACTTACAAACTCAACATCGTCAAAGTCAAAACGCCATGCTAAGTGCCTTGCAAAAGTACTTTCCACCCTCAGCATCGTGGACAGTTCCGAATGGTGGTGCATTTTTATGGGTACAAATGCCAGCAGGCTTACCAATGTCCAAAATTTGTCAACAAGCACTATCGCGTGGAGTTTTTGTTGCTGAAGGAACACCATTCTTCCCTGGACAACAGGGATATCCTGCATTACGTCTTAACTTTACCTTGTCTCCAGAGAAGATCGATCGAGGTATTTTAGTCTTGGGCGAATTAGTGCAAAAGTATTTGTCATAA